The genomic window AGTCACCTCGCTGGCCATGCCCGCCCGCTCGCGGGAAACGCAGCTGACCGAACTGATCTACGACCATCACCCTCGCTTCGCCGACAACACCCCCATCTACGGTTGGGACCGCGAGCATGTGGAGGGCGGTGACGTACTCGCCCTCGCCGACGGCGTGTTGGCGATCGGCGTCGGGGAACGTACCACCCCGGCCGGTGCGGAAAGGCTGGCCCGGACGGTCCTGGAGGCCGGTCTCGCCCACACCGTGCTGGCCGTACCCATCGATCAGCAGCGCGCGACCATGCACCTGGACACCGTGTGCACCATGGTCGATGTCGACGCGGTCGTCATGTATCCCAACATCGCCCATCGACTGTCCGCGGTGAAGGTCACCGCCGGACCGCATTCCGACCATGGCGACGACCTCTCGGTCGGCGAGTTGCGCCCGTTCCTGGAGGTGGCCGCCGAGGCCATGGGGATCGACCAGCTACGGGTGATCGACACCGGCCTGGACCCCGTCACCGCCGAACGCGAGCAGTGGGACGACGGCAACAACACCTTGGCCGTGGAGCCTCGGGTGGCGATCGCCTATGAACGCAACACCGAGACCAATGCCCGGTTGGAGGCCGCCGGGATCGAGGTGATCCCGATCGCCGGTT from Naumannella halotolerans includes these protein-coding regions:
- a CDS encoding arginine deiminase, with protein sequence MGKGVRTETGKLRTVMLHRPGDELRRLTPRNNDTLLFDGLPWVDRAQEEHDGFAQVLRDRGVEVLYLTQLLGETLNDGLARSRAIDLTLTDKRLGDQLRAVLRDHLGELHPDELTTVLTAGLRNDEFPTRTLVTSLLAEDDFIIDPLPNLLFTRDSSVWIGDDPAVTSLAMPARSRETQLTELIYDHHPRFADNTPIYGWDREHVEGGDVLALADGVLAIGVGERTTPAGAERLARTVLEAGLAHTVLAVPIDQQRATMHLDTVCTMVDVDAVVMYPNIAHRLSAVKVTAGPHSDHGDDLSVGELRPFLEVAAEAMGIDQLRVIDTGLDPVTAEREQWDDGNNTLAVEPRVAIAYERNTETNARLEAAGIEVIPIAGSELGSGRGGPRCMSCPVEREPLPPS